DNA from Mesorhizobium loti R88b:
CGCGCTTCAACGTTTCGGGATCGAGTTCCGCCATGTCTTCACCCCTCGAGCTCGGCAAGTTCAATGACGACATCAAGCAGGATGTTGGCGCCGGCAACAAGCTCGGCGTCTTCAGTGTGCTCGCGCGGACTGTGGCTGATGCCTCCAGCGCTCGGCACGAAGATCATCGCCGCCGGCGCGATGCGGGCGATCATCTGCGCGTCATGGCCCGCACCCGAGGTCATGCGCCGCGAGGCAAGCCCGCGCTTCCTCGCCGCGGCCTCGATCAGCTCGACGACCCGGCCGTCGAAAATAACGGGTTCGAAGCGCGCCAGCCTTTCGACTGTCACGGTGACGCCCTCGGTGCCAAGCTGTTCCAGAAAGGCAGCCAGTGCCGCCTCTTCCGCCTGCAAGCGCTGCTCGTCGGGATCGCGCAGATCGACGGTGAAGACGGCGCGCGATGGAATGACGTTGATGGCGTTCGGCTCGAAGCGCATCGTGCCGACGGTGGCAACGGTCGGCGCGTTGGAAGCCGCTGCCCGGTCATGCAGGAAGGTGACGACACGCGCCGCCGCGTATCCGGCATCGCTGCGCATCGACATTGGCGTGGTGCCGGCATGGTTGGCGACGCCATCGAGGGTGATGCGCTGCCAGGAGATGCCTTGCAGGGTTTCCACCGCACCGATCGGGATGCCTTCGCGCTCCAGAACCGGCCCCTGTTCGATATGCAATTCGACATAGATATGCGGCTTGAGAAAACCCGGTTCGCGGTCACCGGCATAGCCAATACGGGCCAGTTCCTGCCCGAGCGTGCTGCCATCGGTCCCGACAGCGGCGAGTGCTGCTTCGACATCAACGCCGCCAGCATGGACCAGCGACCCCATCATGTCGGGAGAAAAGCGCACGCCTTCCTCGTTGGTGAAGGCAGCGACGGCGAGCGGGCGCAACGGCGAGAGGCCGGACGCCCTCAGCGTCTCGATCACCTCCAGCCCGGCAATCACGCCGTAGCAGCCATCATAGATGCCAGCGTCGATGACCGTGTCGATGTGGGAGCCGATGAGCAGCGGTGCCTCGCCGGCATTGTCGGCGCTTTGCCAAATGCCAAAGATGTTGCCGATGCGGTCGATGGCGACATCGAGCCCGGCCTGCCGCAGCCAGCCGACGAAGAGGTCGCGGCCCTGCCTGTCGGTGTCGGAAGCGGCCAGCCGGATCAGCCTGCCCTCGCCATCGCGGCCAACGGCGCCGAGTTCACGAATGCGGCCAAGCAGGCGCTGTGCATCGATCGCGATCACGGTGTTGCTTCGGCGGCGAACTTGCCGGCCAGCACATCGGCCGGGCTCATGCCGACCAGTTCCGCATAGCGATGCGGGTCGGTCGCCCCTTCGGTGTTGATCACCAGCACGCGGGATTTGTCGTCGAGGCCGAGATCGGCCCTGTTATCGGCCATCGCCCGGATCAGTCCGGCAAGGCCGACGCCGCCGCTCTCGCCGGCGACGATGACCGGATCGGCGCCGGCCGGCCGTGCCAAGCGTCGCATTACCGCGATGGCGTCGTCCTCGTCCACGGTCATGAAGGCATCGGCGACGCGCGCCAGCATGCGCCAGGCGACCTGCGAGGCCTCGTAGCATTCAAGCATGGCCATGACAGTCGGCTGATCGTGCGCCACCTTGACCACACGCCCTGCCACAGCGGCTGCGACGATGCATGCGGCACGCGCGGGCTCGACGACAATGAAGGTTGGCCTGGCGTCGCCGAGCACGATGGCGAGATGGCCGGCCACCGCGGCGGCAATGCCGCCAACGCCCGCCTGGACGAAGACGTGGGTCGGCGGCTGGCGGAGCTGGCGCAGCGCTTCGCGCACGATCGCCGTATAGCCCTGCATCACCAGGCCGGGGATGCGCTCATAGCCCGGCCACGACGTATCCGACACAACGGTCCAGCCCTTCTCGGCCGAAACTTGCGCGGCCTGCCTGACCGAATCGTCATAATTGCCGTCGACACGAACCATCTCCGCGCCATAGCGGGCTATTGCCGCGATGCGTTCCTCGCTGACGCCGGCATGGACAAAGATCACGGCCCTGGTGCCGGCAAGTTCGGCACCCTGCGCGACCGAGCGGCCGTGATTGCCGTCGGTGGCGCAGGCAAAAGTCATCTTCGCGGCGACCGAGCGAACCTCGGGCTGACCGAGATCGGCGACATCGACGGAGCGCCCAAGCCGCTTGCTTGCTTCCTCCAGCACCAGACGGAAGACAGCATAAGCGCCGCCCAGCGCCTTGAAGCTGCCAAGGCCAAGACGGAAGCCCTCGTCCTTGACATGCAGTGCATCGAGGCCAAGTGCGCTCGCCAGTGCCGGCAGCGCGTGCAGTGGCGTCACCAAATGATTGTCACGATGGGCAAGAAAGCGCTCCACCGTATCCGCCCCGGCAATCCCCAGGGTTTCGGCATCGGCCGCATCAAGCGGCTTGCCGTGCAAGGCATTGCGGTTGGGCAGGAACACTGGCGGCCTCCTTGGTATCAGGCGAGACCATATTGCAGGACGGGCGCAAAGAGCGCTGTAATTGGACCTCCGAAATGCAAGTTTGTTTCACCTGGATACCTCCATTGCCCCAATCGCCGGCCTCACTCGACAGTTTCGATCTCGCCATCCTTGCCATCCTGCAGCGGGACAACACGACGCCGCAGCGGCTGATCGGCGAAGCGGTGAACCTGTCGGCACCGGCGGTGCAGCGCCGCATCAAGCGCATGGAGCAGGCCGGCGTCATCGCCAGCAATGTCGCGATCATCGAGCCGGCGGCGGTCGGCCAGCCCATCACCATCTTCGTCGAGGTGGAGCTGGAGAGCGAACGCACCGAACTGATCGACGCGGCCAAGCGGCAATTCTCGGAAACGCCCGAAGTGCAGCAATGCTACTACGTCACGGGCGAAGCCGACTTCATCCTCATCATCACCGTGGCCGATATGGGCGCCTATGAGGCACTGACGCGAAAACTGTTCTTCGGCAGCAACAATGTCCGGAAATTCCGTACCTTCGTCGCCATGGACCGCGTCAAGGTCGGACTGACGGTGCCACTGCCCGACTGAGCTAGCTGGCTGGCAGGCTCCAGTCCGGTCCTGCCGTGCTTTTCGACATTCTCTGGACGCGAATTTGTTGGGAGGCGCGCTTGGAAGACACCACGACAGTTGCAATCATCGGTGCCGGGCCGGCGGGCCTGGCCGTTGCCGCATGCCTGCGGCAGGCTGGGGTCGAGTTCATCATCATCGAAAAAGAGCAGCAGGCCGCGCCCGCCTGGCGACGCCATTACGAGCGCGTCCACCTGCACACGACCAAACGCTATTCGTCGCTGCCCTTCGTGCCCTTCCCGAAGCACTATCCGCGTTACGTGCCGCGCGATCTCTTCGTCGAGTATCTCGATACCTATGCGCAACGCTTCGACCTCAAACCCCGGTTTGGAGAAACGGTGAAAGCCATCGCCCGAAAAAGTCGCGTCTGGCGTGTGAATGCGACATCCGGCCCGCTGCGCGCCAGGCATGTGGTGATCGCGTCAGGCTACAATGCCGAGCCCTTGCGGCCGGGATTTGCAGGCATCGACAGCTTCATGGGGAAGACACTGCACAGCGCCGACTATCGCAATGCCACGCGTTTCGCCGGCCAGTCGGTGCTGGTCATCGGCATGGGCAACACCGGCGCCGAGATTGCGCTCGATCTGGCGGAAAACGGTGCGCGACCGACAATTTGCGTGCGCGGCGGCGTTCATATCGTGCCGCGCGAACTGTTCGGCGTGCCCATCCAGATGGTCGGCATGGCAACGCGCTTGGGGCCGCAGCGCCTCAATGACGCTTTGTTCCCGGTCATTCTCGACCTGGTGCTGGGCAGGCTGGAAAAATATGGACTCAAACGGCCGGGACAGGGACTGCTGGAGCAGATTGCGATTGCATCGCGCATTCCGGTGATCGACGTCGGCACCATCGCCAAGATCCGCGAAGGCGCGATCAAGGTTGCGCCCGACATCGCCGAAATCTCGGAACGCGGCGTCCGTTTCGCCAACGGCACACACAGCGAATTCGATGCGATCATCTTTGCCACCGGTTACCGGCCGGGCTATGCCAAACTCCTCGAACCCGGCATCCAGCCGGACCGCAGCGGCGTTACCGCGCAGGCTTCGGATCTCGGCCTCTACCTCATTGGTTTCCACAATGCGGTCACCGGATTGTTGCGTGAGATCGGCATCGAAGCCCAGGCGATCGCCGACGACATCCGGCAGCGGCTGAACAGGAAAAAGGCGGCCGAAATCCTGCCGGTATAGTCGGCCTCAGACGGCCGACGCGCTCGCCCAGCTCAACTTGCCTTGCGCAGCCACACCTTGTTGTCGTGGAAGGCAGCGCCGCCATAAGGTGCCGGCGCGTCGGCGCCGGTCAGCACATTGATGCCCTCGCCGCGCTCATGCGCGCTGTTTGGCCAGATGCCTTCGGCGATCACCACACCGCGCTTGATGCCTTCGAAGAACTTGGCGTGCAGCACCAGGTCGCCGCGCCGGTTGCCGACCTCGACACGGTCGCCATCGGCAAGCCCCAGGTCCGCAGCATCGTCGGGATGCAGGAGCAGCGCTGGCCTGCCTTCCTTTTCCTTCGACACCGGCGTCTCGGCAAAGGTCGAGTTGAGGAAATTGCGCGCCGGCGAGGTCGTCAGCCGGAACGGATGCGCCTCGTCGGCCACTTCGATCAGATCGACATGATCGGGAAATTCCGGCAGCTGATCAACCGGCCCGAACAAGCCCATGCTCTTCGGTGGCCGGTTGGGCGCGGCCTGCCCACTCCAGTTGGCGCGGAAGTGGAATTTTCCATCCGCATGCCCGAAACCGTTGACGAAATGTGCGGCTTCGAAATCCGGCTGAAGATCGATCCACTTGTCTTCCTTCAGACTGGCGAAGCTGCCCAGCCCACGCTTGCCCAGGATGATGTCGATATGCTGCTGTTCGGTCAGACCAAAGCCTGGGCGGTCGGCGACGCCAAGGCGTTCCGCCAATTGCTCGATGACGAAGTGATTGGTGCGCGGGCCTTCCGGCGGCTCGATCAACTTGGGGCCGAGCGTGATGTGCTGGTTGCCGCCACCCTTGTAGACGTCGTCGTGCTCGAGGAACATCGTTGCTGGCAGCACGACGTCGGCAAGCTTGGCCGTGTCGGTCATGAACTGCTCATGCACGCAGGTGAACAGGTCGTCGCGCAGAAAACCTTGCTTCACCAGGCGCTGCTCGGGCGCCACATTGGCCGGATTGGTGTTCTGGATCAGCATCGCCGTGACCGGCGGCCCGCCGTAAAGCGCGTCCGCGGCACCCGTCAGCACCGGACCGGTGCGCGACTGGTCGAGATAGCGGATCGAGGGATCGCGCATCTTCGAGCCTTCCAGCACATCCTGGTTGAGCTTGAAGATGCCGGAATTGGAATGGAAGGCGCCGCCGCCTTCATATTGCCAGGCGCCGGTGACCGCGGCGATGCAAGACGCGGCATGCATGTTGACCGAACCGTTGCGCTGGCGGGCAAAACCATAGCCGAGCCGGAAATAGGTTTTCTTCGTCGTGCCGACGAGGCGGGCGAAGGCCTCGATTTCGGCGACCGCCAAACCCGTGATCCCAGCCGCCCACTCAGGCGTGCGCGTCCGCAGATGCTCTTCCAGCCCCTTCGGATCGTCGGTGTATTTTTCGAGATAGGCGCGGTCGGCCAGGCCTTCCCTGAACAGCACATGCATGACAGCACATGCGAGCGCGCCATCGGTGCCGGGTTTCAGGACCAGGCCGAGATCGGCCTGCTTCATCGTCGCGTTCTCGTAGACGTCGATGACGACGATCTTCGCCCCGCGTTCCTTGCGCGCCTTGATGGCGTGGGTCATGACATTGACTTGGGTGACCACGGCATTGGTGCCCCAGATCACCACGCAATCGGATTTCGCCATCTCGCGCGGGTCGGGCCCGCGCAAGGCGCCGGCCCCCATCATCCAGCCGGTCCAGGCCAGATTGGTGCAGATCGAGCCGAAGAAGCCGGAATATTTCTTGGCATGGCGCAGTCGGTCGATGCCGTCGCGCTGCACCAGCCCCATCGTGCCGGCATAGTAATAGGGCCAGACCGTCTCGGAGCCGTATTTTTCCTCGGCCGCGATGAATTTTTCGGCGACAAGGTCGAGCGCCGCCTCCCAGCTTGATTCCTTCCACGTGCCGTCGCCCTTGGCGCCGGCGCGGATCAGCGGCTTCAGCAGCCGGTCGGGATGATGGACGCGGTCCGCGTAGCGCGCGACCTTGGCGCAGACGACACCCGCCGTATAGCTGTTGGACTTGGCGCCATGGACGCGGCCGATGCGGTTGCCATCGAGCAATTCGACCTCGAGCGCACAGGTCGAGGGGCAATCATGGGGACAGGCCGAATGGCCGATGCGGAGTTTGGCGTGCTGGTTCATGGGAGCAGATTAGCCGGTTCCGAACGTCGCGTGTAGGGCCAGATTTGCCTACAAGCTGCCTTTAGGGGATGCCTTTTCTACCTGATGCGGCGGCGGTTTACCCTTTCCTTGAAGGAGAGCTAATCCCGTTTGTGGCAGGGCTTCATGGGTGGTCGAAACCGATGTTCTTGTAGAGCGCATTGTAAGCACCGCATCCCGGACAGCGTATGTGACGGTCGATATGGGTTGCGTCTGCCGGAGTGTCTAAAACCGTCAGCTCCGCCTCGCCACAGTCGGGGCATTTGATGATAGTTCTGGGATCAACGGCCAGTATCTTGCCGGCTTCGATCCACAAATCCTTCGACATCGACGGCTCTCCGAACGCTATTTCTCGCGCATAGCATCGCCTAACTTACTGACCGAATTGAACCGCTCGGCAATCTCAAAGAAGAGCAAGTTGAAGTGGTGGTCGAACATTTCGTTGTCGCGATTGTAGTATGCGTAGGTGCTGAGCTCGACTCCGGCGTTAAACAGAAGATCGATAAGACGATAGTTAGCCCCGTGATCGGCACCGATCTTGGTGCGCTTAAGAGCTTTCAAGGCACGCTCGGCCGCGGCAGGGTCAAAATGCCGTTGGTGCAAGCCGAAGAAGAACCCGCCCTCGCGCACGAATTCATTGATGAAATCATCTATGGCCGACATAGGCGCCTCGGCGGTCCGGACGTGAGATTAGCGAGATGACGAGACAGCGTGTAGGGCCAAGATGGCGCCTCGCCCTTCTCCCGCAAAGGGAGAAGGAAAGAGCGCCCCCCTACTCCGCCGTGCCTTCCTCATATTCGGCCGACATGGTCAGCCATTTTTCCTCGTGGCCGGCGAGCGTCTGGGCAAGCTGTGAGCGTTCCTTGGCCAGCCGCGTCGCCGTCGACGGATCCTTCTCATAGACCGCCGGATTGGACAGCTCGTCCTCGATGCCGTCGATGCGCTTCCGGATACGGTCCATCAGCGCTTCGGTAGCGCGGATTTCCTTCGCCAGCGGCTCAAAAGCGGCGCGGCGCGCGGCCGCATCGCGGCGACGGTCGGCTTTCGAGGCCTTGTCCGCCTCGCGCTTGCCGCGGCGGTCGCCGGACACGCCGGTGACCAGCGTCTTGTAGTCTTCCAAGTCGCCATCATACGGGTTGACCGCGCCATCCTTGACCAGCCACAGCCGGTCGGCCGTCGCCTCCAGGAGATGGCGGTCGTGCGAGATCAGGATCACGGCACCCGGGAATTCGTTCAGCGCATGGATCAGCGATTCGCGGCTGTCGATGTCGAGGTGGTTGGTCGGTTCGTCGAGGATGAACAGGTTCGGCCCCTCGAAAGCCGACAGGCCCATCAACAACCGCGCCTTCTCGCCGCCGGACAGGTCCTTGGCGGGCGTATTCATTTTCTCGGTCGTCAGACCAAACTGGGCGACGCGGCCGCGCACCTTGGATTCCGGCGCCTCCGGCATCAGCCGGCGCACATGTTCGTAGGCGTTTTCCTCCGGCCTGAGATCGTCAAGCTGATGCTGGGCGAAGATCGCCACCTTCAGCCCGGGCGCCACGGTCATGGTACCGCTCTCCTGCTTGAGCCGCCCGGACAGCAATTTGGCGAAGGTCGACTTGCCATTGCCGTTGGCGCCCAGCAGCGCGATGCGGTCGTCGGCGTCGATACGCAGCGTCATCTTCTTCAGGATCGGCTGTCCTTCGGTGTAGCCGACATTGACGTTGTTCAGCGCCACGATCGGCGAGGCAACCGTCTTCACCGGCTCCGGGAAAGAGAACGGCCGCACCGAATCGTTGACGATGGCCGCGATCGGCTTCATCTTTTCCAGCGCCTTGATGCGCGACTGCGCCTGTCTCGCCTTCGAGGCCTTGGCGCGGAAGCGTTCGACGAAGGATTCCATATGCTTGCGGGCCGCCTCCTGTTTGACGCGACCCTTTTCCTGCAACTCTTTCTGCTCGCTATACTGGCGCTCGAACTGGTCGTAGCCGCCGCGCCAGAAGGTCAGCTTCTTCTGGTCTAGATGGACGATCGAATTGACGGCGCGGTTGAGCAGGTCGCGATCGTGCGAAATCAAAAGCACTGTGTGCGGATACTTCGACACATAGTTTTCCAGCCACAATGTGCCTTCGAGATCGAGATAATTGGTCGGCTCGTCGAGCAGCAGAAGGTCAGGCTCGGAAAACAGCACTGCAGCGAGGGCCACGCGCATGCGCCAGCCGCCGGAGAAGGATGAGGCCGGACGGCGCTGCGCGGCGTCGTCGAAGCCAAGGCCGGCCAGAATGGTGGCCGCGCGGGACTCAGCCGAATGCGCATCGATGTCGGCCAGCCGCATGTGGATGTCGGCGATGCGGTGCGGATCCGTCGCCGTCTTTTCCTCTTCGAGCAAAGCGGTGCGTTCGAGGTCGGCCTTGAGCACGATCTCGATCAGCGGCTCCTCGGTGCCTGGTGCTTCCTGCGCCACCTGGCCGATGCGGGTGTTCTTCGGGAGGCTGATCGAGCCTGTCTCGGAGGGAAAATCGCCGGTGATGGCCTTGAACAGCGTCGTCTTGCCGGTGCCGTTGCGGCCGACAAGGCCAGCCTTGGTGCCGGCCGGCAAGGTCAGCGAGGCGTGGTCGAGAAGCAGGCGTCCGGCCATGCGGAGCGAAAGGTCATTGATTACAAGCATGGCCGCGCTTTTGCACCGGACATCAACGCTTCGCAAGACCTTGTGGGCCAGTTGGCCGCACAAGGCCTGAAAACGGCGCGCGCAACCGCGCCGTCAAGCAGCCGGTTATTGGGCAGCCGGCAGTTGCTTGCCTACCGGCCAGAGGGCCTCAGGCAGTGGCCTTGCTGCGTTTTGTCGCCTTGGCCACGACGGCCGGTGCCGCTGCCGGCTTGCGGCCAAGCCCTGTCGACTTCGCCAGCGCCGACCGGGTCGCCGAGTAATTCGGAGCAACCATCGGATAGTCCGGCGGCAAACCCCATTTGGCCCGATAGTCGTCCGGGCTCAAACCATAGTCTGTCCTGAGGTGTCGCTTGAGCGACTTGAACTTCTTTCCGTCCTCCAGGCAGACGATGTAGTCGGGAAACACCGACTTTTTCGGATTGACAGCCGGAACCAGGCTCGGGCTTTCCACGACGGCCGCACCTGCCAGCTTTCGAACCGAGGCGCTGACGCTGGCAATCAGGTCAGGCAAGCCGGAAGCCGGAAGCGGATTGTTGCCGACATAGGCCGAGACAATATCGGCCGTTAGCTCGATAACGGTCTTATCATCGATATTTGACAATTCTTTCACCCTATTTGCGACAAAGTCATCCACCCCAGCGAAGACTTTTGTCGATGTATCTCTTTAACCGAGCCCCTCAACGGACCGCCAAGTCGCAAAACGAATCAAGACTTGACGTCAACTATCTTTCTGGGAAATCGACGTCGCGCAAATTAGAAAATCTAATACTTGGAGACAGCAGACTTGGCTGTCTGGCCCTCGGCCAATATCTCAAGAATACGTTTCCAGCGAGCGCAACGCCCGAAATCCTTCTGTTCAATCGCCTTTTCGGCCTTCATCGCGGCGTAAAGCGATGCGTCGGCACCGAATTCCTTGAGCAGCCAATGCGCTTCCTGCCTGGCGAGACGTTCATTGTCGTCAAACATAGTCTTGCGCCTCCGAACGTTGCAGGCCGACCGCAATACAACTGCCGATGACCAGGACGGCTCCAGTAATCGCGGTCGCCGTCAGCCGTTCGCCGGACAGGGTCAGCAGCAGCGTCGAAGCAATCGGCGTGAGATAGGCGATGACGGCGACCTTGCCACTGCCTTCGAGCTTCAAGGCGCGCGACCAGAAGTAATAACCCAGCCCCATTGGGCCAGCGCCGAGATACAGCCCGAGGGCGAGATCCGTTCCGGCGGGCCAGGCAACGCCTTCGCCAGCGGACCACACAAGCGTCAAGACGACGCCGACCAGCGACGAGGGCAGCAACAGGCGCTCCGGCGAAGTGGCGAGCCGGCCCACCATCAGCGAATAGAAAGCCATGCACAGCGCGGACCCGAACGCGGCGAAATAGCCTACGAGATCGCCTTGGAGCCAGGTGTGGTCACGCCCGCCCGAAATCACCAGCGCGACGCCGACGAACCCAAGGATCGCGGCAACGCCCAACAGAGCCGGACGCCGGGGATTTTCGAAGACGATCACTGCCGCGGCAACCATCAAGGGCCAAGTGTAGGCCACGAGATTCGCTTCGATCACCGGCATCGAGGCGAAGGCAATGTATTGCAGCACCATGGTGCCGACCAGACCGATGAAGCCGACAGCGAGCGGTGCAAGCGCGGCTCTGGCAGCGACCGGCGGTGCTCCATCCCGGCTCATGAACCGGATCAAGCCGAAGACCAGTGCAGCTCCCACAAATTGCAGGAACTGCACCTGCGACACCGGATGGTTTGCGAGCAGGGATTTGCCGACCAAGGCATTGGTCGACCACAAAGCCACCGCGCCCGCGGCAAAGACCAGCGCGGATATCGAGCCTGATCCGTGCTGAAAGTATCGGCGGGGGGCTCTATCTCCGGGCTTGACCATGATCGCGTCCGAAAACAGGTCCCCACCTTTTGGGATCATGGTTGGCTACCATGATTCCCTGGCTCCGCTGGGAAACTGTGCTTCGGCAGCGGCGGCGGGCGTGGGATGCTCCGCCTCGAACCGGCGATAGGCCGGCAGCTGGTTGGTCCAGACATCTTCGGCCAGCTCGTTGACCCATTCGCGATCCTGGTCGTTGTCGGCGGCAAGATAGAACATTCTGTTATCGTCGACATAGGGCTTGGCCACCGAACGCTGGTTGAGCACCAGGGTAACGCGCTCGCCATACTGGATCGGCGCCGTGCGATGCAGGACGCCAAGGAATTGCCCGAGCGTCGCGTACTTCATCTTGTGATCGATGCGCATGATGCGGTTGCGCGGGATCTCGCGGCCGGATTCGAGGATGGCGCGGCCGGTCTCGGAGTCGTCGCAATAAATTTCGAGGTGACCGCCGACCAGCGGATCGCTGATCGACAGCGGAATGAGTTCGGTGACCGGAACGCCGTCGCAATGCCATTCGACCGCGCCATCCCTCGGATTCATGAACGTGACGGTCGAACCGACGATCGACAGCGGATAGGGCTCAAGCTTGGTGCCCATCATGTCGGACAGCCGCTCCAGGCGCAGCTTGTCGTGCAGCAACTCCTTGATTTCGGGGATGAAACGGTCAGCGCCAGTGATAAAGGTCAGATCGAGGTGCTTGTGCACGGCATGGCTGGCCTTGAGTTTCAAGGCGGCCTCCTCGATCGCGGCA
Protein-coding regions in this window:
- a CDS encoding Zn-dependent hydrolase, coding for MIAIDAQRLLGRIRELGAVGRDGEGRLIRLAASDTDRQGRDLFVGWLRQAGLDVAIDRIGNIFGIWQSADNAGEAPLLIGSHIDTVIDAGIYDGCYGVIAGLEVIETLRASGLSPLRPLAVAAFTNEEGVRFSPDMMGSLVHAGGVDVEAALAAVGTDGSTLGQELARIGYAGDREPGFLKPHIYVELHIEQGPVLEREGIPIGAVETLQGISWQRITLDGVANHAGTTPMSMRSDAGYAAARVVTFLHDRAAASNAPTVATVGTMRFEPNAINVIPSRAVFTVDLRDPDEQRLQAEEAALAAFLEQLGTEGVTVTVERLARFEPVIFDGRVVELIEAAARKRGLASRRMTSGAGHDAQMIARIAPAAMIFVPSAGGISHSPREHTEDAELVAGANILLDVVIELAELEG
- a CDS encoding diaminopropionate ammonia-lyase, with the protein product MFLPNRNALHGKPLDAADAETLGIAGADTVERFLAHRDNHLVTPLHALPALASALGLDALHVKDEGFRLGLGSFKALGGAYAVFRLVLEEASKRLGRSVDVADLGQPEVRSVAAKMTFACATDGNHGRSVAQGAELAGTRAVIFVHAGVSEERIAAIARYGAEMVRVDGNYDDSVRQAAQVSAEKGWTVVSDTSWPGYERIPGLVMQGYTAIVREALRQLRQPPTHVFVQAGVGGIAAAVAGHLAIVLGDARPTFIVVEPARAACIVAAAVAGRVVKVAHDQPTVMAMLECYEASQVAWRMLARVADAFMTVDEDDAIAVMRRLARPAGADPVIVAGESGGVGLAGLIRAMADNRADLGLDDKSRVLVINTEGATDPHRYAELVGMSPADVLAGKFAAEATP
- a CDS encoding Lrp/AsnC family transcriptional regulator; translation: MQVCFTWIPPLPQSPASLDSFDLAILAILQRDNTTPQRLIGEAVNLSAPAVQRRIKRMEQAGVIASNVAIIEPAAVGQPITIFVEVELESERTELIDAAKRQFSETPEVQQCYYVTGEADFILIITVADMGAYEALTRKLFFGSNNVRKFRTFVAMDRVKVGLTVPLPD
- a CDS encoding flavin-containing monooxygenase, with the protein product MEDTTTVAIIGAGPAGLAVAACLRQAGVEFIIIEKEQQAAPAWRRHYERVHLHTTKRYSSLPFVPFPKHYPRYVPRDLFVEYLDTYAQRFDLKPRFGETVKAIARKSRVWRVNATSGPLRARHVVIASGYNAEPLRPGFAGIDSFMGKTLHSADYRNATRFAGQSVLVIGMGNTGAEIALDLAENGARPTICVRGGVHIVPRELFGVPIQMVGMATRLGPQRLNDALFPVILDLVLGRLEKYGLKRPGQGLLEQIAIASRIPVIDVGTIAKIREGAIKVAPDIAEISERGVRFANGTHSEFDAIIFATGYRPGYAKLLEPGIQPDRSGVTAQASDLGLYLIGFHNAVTGLLREIGIEAQAIADDIRQRLNRKKAAEILPV
- a CDS encoding molybdopterin-containing oxidoreductase family protein is translated as MNQHAKLRIGHSACPHDCPSTCALEVELLDGNRIGRVHGAKSNSYTAGVVCAKVARYADRVHHPDRLLKPLIRAGAKGDGTWKESSWEAALDLVAEKFIAAEEKYGSETVWPYYYAGTMGLVQRDGIDRLRHAKKYSGFFGSICTNLAWTGWMMGAGALRGPDPREMAKSDCVVIWGTNAVVTQVNVMTHAIKARKERGAKIVVIDVYENATMKQADLGLVLKPGTDGALACAVMHVLFREGLADRAYLEKYTDDPKGLEEHLRTRTPEWAAGITGLAVAEIEAFARLVGTTKKTYFRLGYGFARQRNGSVNMHAASCIAAVTGAWQYEGGGAFHSNSGIFKLNQDVLEGSKMRDPSIRYLDQSRTGPVLTGAADALYGGPPVTAMLIQNTNPANVAPEQRLVKQGFLRDDLFTCVHEQFMTDTAKLADVVLPATMFLEHDDVYKGGGNQHITLGPKLIEPPEGPRTNHFVIEQLAERLGVADRPGFGLTEQQHIDIILGKRGLGSFASLKEDKWIDLQPDFEAAHFVNGFGHADGKFHFRANWSGQAAPNRPPKSMGLFGPVDQLPEFPDHVDLIEVADEAHPFRLTTSPARNFLNSTFAETPVSKEKEGRPALLLHPDDAADLGLADGDRVEVGNRRGDLVLHAKFFEGIKRGVVIAEGIWPNSAHERGEGINVLTGADAPAPYGGAAFHDNKVWLRKAS
- a CDS encoding ABC-F family ATP-binding cassette domain-containing protein, producing the protein MLVINDLSLRMAGRLLLDHASLTLPAGTKAGLVGRNGTGKTTLFKAITGDFPSETGSISLPKNTRIGQVAQEAPGTEEPLIEIVLKADLERTALLEEEKTATDPHRIADIHMRLADIDAHSAESRAATILAGLGFDDAAQRRPASSFSGGWRMRVALAAVLFSEPDLLLLDEPTNYLDLEGTLWLENYVSKYPHTVLLISHDRDLLNRAVNSIVHLDQKKLTFWRGGYDQFERQYSEQKELQEKGRVKQEAARKHMESFVERFRAKASKARQAQSRIKALEKMKPIAAIVNDSVRPFSFPEPVKTVASPIVALNNVNVGYTEGQPILKKMTLRIDADDRIALLGANGNGKSTFAKLLSGRLKQESGTMTVAPGLKVAIFAQHQLDDLRPEENAYEHVRRLMPEAPESKVRGRVAQFGLTTEKMNTPAKDLSGGEKARLLMGLSAFEGPNLFILDEPTNHLDIDSRESLIHALNEFPGAVILISHDRHLLEATADRLWLVKDGAVNPYDGDLEDYKTLVTGVSGDRRGKREADKASKADRRRDAAARRAAFEPLAKEIRATEALMDRIRKRIDGIEDELSNPAVYEKDPSTATRLAKERSQLAQTLAGHEEKWLTMSAEYEEGTAE
- a CDS encoding MucR family transcriptional regulator, which produces MSNIDDKTVIELTADIVSAYVGNNPLPASGLPDLIASVSASVRKLAGAAVVESPSLVPAVNPKKSVFPDYIVCLEDGKKFKSLKRHLRTDYGLSPDDYRAKWGLPPDYPMVAPNYSATRSALAKSTGLGRKPAAAPAVVAKATKRSKATA
- a CDS encoding DMT family transporter, producing the protein MVKPGDRAPRRYFQHGSGSISALVFAAGAVALWSTNALVGKSLLANHPVSQVQFLQFVGAALVFGLIRFMSRDGAPPVAARAALAPLAVGFIGLVGTMVLQYIAFASMPVIEANLVAYTWPLMVAAAVIVFENPRRPALLGVAAILGFVGVALVISGGRDHTWLQGDLVGYFAAFGSALCMAFYSLMVGRLATSPERLLLPSSLVGVVLTLVWSAGEGVAWPAGTDLALGLYLGAGPMGLGYYFWSRALKLEGSGKVAVIAYLTPIASTLLLTLSGERLTATAITGAVLVIGSCIAVGLQRSEAQDYV